A genomic segment from Ochotona princeps isolate mOchPri1 chromosome 11, mOchPri1.hap1, whole genome shotgun sequence encodes:
- the PDLIM3 gene encoding PDZ and LIM domain protein 3 isoform X2, which translates to MPQNVVLPGPAPWGFRLSGGIDFNQPLIITRITPGSKAAAANLCPGDVILAIDGFGTESMTHADAQDRIKAAAHQLCLKIDRADTRLWSPQVSEDGKAHPFKINLESEPQDVNYFEHKHNIRPKPFIIPGRSSGCSTPSGIDGGSGRSTPSSVSTISTICPGDLKVAAKMAPNIPLEMELPGVKIVHAQFNTPMQLYSDDNIMETLQGQVSTALGEAPSMSESTASVPPHSDVYRMLHDNQDEPTRPRQSGSFRVLQELVNDGPDDRPAGTRSVRAPVTKVHGAAGGGQKMPFCDKCGNGIVGAVVKARDKYRHPECFVCADCNLNLKQKGYFFVEGELYCETHARARTRPPEGYEAVTLYPKV; encoded by the exons ATCACTCCAGGAAGCAAGGCGGCAGCTGCCAACCTGTGTCCTGGTGATGTCATCCTGGCTATTGATGGCTTCGGGACAGAGTCCATGACTCATGCGGATGCACAGGACAGGATTAAAGCAGCGGCACATCAGCTGTGTCTCAAAATTGACAG AGCAGACACTCGCTTATGGTCCCCACAGGTCTCTGAAGATGGCAAAGCTCATCCTTTCAAAATCAACTTAGAATCAGAACCACAG GATGTGAACTACTTTGAACACAAGCACAATATTCGGCCCAAACCTTTCATAATCCCAGGCCGAAGCAG TGGATGCAGCACGCCCTCCGGTATTGATGGCGGCAGTGGACGTAGCACCCCCTCTTCTGTCAGTACTATTAGTACCATTTGCCCAGGTGACTTGAAAGTTGCTGCTAAGATGGCCCCTAACATTCCTTTGGAAATGGAACTTCCGGGTGTGAAGATTGTCCATGCTCAATTTAATACACCTATGCAGTTGTACTCAGATGACAATATTATGGAAACCCTGCAGGGGCAGGTTTCCACAGCTCTAGGGGAAGCTCCCTCCATGAG TGAATCCACGGCCTCGGTGCCCCCTCACTCGGATGTGTACCGAATGCTCCATGACAATCAGGATGAACCAACACGGCCTCGCCAGTCCGGCTCTTTCCGAGTGCTACAGGAGTTAGTGAACGATGGCCCTG ATGACCGTCCCGCTGGAACCCGGAGTGTGAGAGCTCCGGTTACGAAAGTCCACGGTGCTGCTGGCGGCGGACAGAAGATGCCTTTCTGTGACAAGTGTGGAAATGGCATTGT CGGTGCAGTGGTGAAGGCGCGGGATAAGTACCGGCACCCCGAGTGCTTCGTCTGTGCCGACTGCAACCTCAACCTCAAACAAAAAGGCTACTTCTTCGTGGAGGGGGAGCTGTACTGCGAAACTCATGCGAGAGCGCGCACGAGGCCTCCCGAGGGCTATGAGGCCGTCACTCTGTACCCCAAAGTTTAA
- the PDLIM3 gene encoding PDZ and LIM domain protein 3 isoform X1 — translation MPQNVVLPGPAPWGFRLSGGIDFNQPLIITRITPGSKAAAANLCPGDVILAIDGFGTESMTHADAQDRIKAAAHQLCLKIDRADTRLWSPQVSEDGKAHPFKINLESEPQEFRPIGTAHNRRAQPFVAAANIDDKRQVVSASYNSPIGLYSTSNIQDALHGQLRGLIPSSPQNESTASVPPHSDVYRMLHDNQDEPTRPRQSGSFRVLQELVNDGPDDRPAGTRSVRAPVTKVHGAAGGGQKMPFCDKCGNGIVGAVVKARDKYRHPECFVCADCNLNLKQKGYFFVEGELYCETHARARTRPPEGYEAVTLYPKV, via the exons ATCACTCCAGGAAGCAAGGCGGCAGCTGCCAACCTGTGTCCTGGTGATGTCATCCTGGCTATTGATGGCTTCGGGACAGAGTCCATGACTCATGCGGATGCACAGGACAGGATTAAAGCAGCGGCACATCAGCTGTGTCTCAAAATTGACAG AGCAGACACTCGCTTATGGTCCCCACAGGTCTCTGAAGATGGCAAAGCTCATCCTTTCAAAATCAACTTAGAATCAGAACCACAG GAATTCAGACCCATTGGTACCGCCCACAACCGAAGGGCCCAGCCCTTCGTTGCAGCAGCAAACATTGATGACAAAAGACAGGTAGTGAGTGCTTCCTATAACTCACCCATTGGGCTCTATTCGACTAGCAATATCCAAGATGCGCTCCACGGACAGCTGCGGGGTCTCATTCCGAGCTCGCCTCAAAA TGAATCCACGGCCTCGGTGCCCCCTCACTCGGATGTGTACCGAATGCTCCATGACAATCAGGATGAACCAACACGGCCTCGCCAGTCCGGCTCTTTCCGAGTGCTACAGGAGTTAGTGAACGATGGCCCTG ATGACCGTCCCGCTGGAACCCGGAGTGTGAGAGCTCCGGTTACGAAAGTCCACGGTGCTGCTGGCGGCGGACAGAAGATGCCTTTCTGTGACAAGTGTGGAAATGGCATTGT CGGTGCAGTGGTGAAGGCGCGGGATAAGTACCGGCACCCCGAGTGCTTCGTCTGTGCCGACTGCAACCTCAACCTCAAACAAAAAGGCTACTTCTTCGTGGAGGGGGAGCTGTACTGCGAAACTCATGCGAGAGCGCGCACGAGGCCTCCCGAGGGCTATGAGGCCGTCACTCTGTACCCCAAAGTTTAA